The Octopus sinensis linkage group LG9, ASM634580v1, whole genome shotgun sequence genomic sequence TTACAGACCTTCCCACTCAGGGTCAGTTGCCTAAAAACCATGTACTAAGTTGTGCTGCTGGGCAACTCTTAAGCAAGGTGTAGATATTACAAACCACGAATCTGTAAATCTagcttttaaacattgaataagcTAGAGGAATCCCCAGAATACAATAGTAAACGAAGGCGTCCAGAGATAAAAACGGTTAAGAACCtttctttattatccataagGATTTACATAgatggggacaatacaatgatTTGGGCACTCGGCTATACCCATAACCTTATCTACGGAATGACGCCTTTTATGTCTTGCTATTAAGAATCGAATCGCAAATAAAATAAACGGTAAGCAGACTAAAGTTAAGATGTAGTGGGCCCTGAAAAGGGCCGTTGGATTAAGCCAAGCACAATCACCGAAAGCGCTTACTTGGAAGCCTTCTGGGTCTTCTTGGGGAGAAGAACAGCCTGGATGTTGGGAAGAACACCACCCTGGGCGATGGTCACTCCAGACAAAAGCTTGTTCAATTCTTCGTCGTTACGGATGGCCAACTGTAAATGACGGGGAATAATTCTGGATTTCTTGTTGTCTCTGGCAGCATTTCCTGCCAATTC encodes the following:
- the LOC115215906 gene encoding histone H2A-like; translation: MSGRGKGGKVKGKSKTRSSRAGLQFPVGRIHRLLRKGNYAQRVGAGAPVYLAAVMEYLAAEVLELAGNAARDNKKSRIIPRHLQLAIRNDEELNKLLSGVTIAQGGVLPNIQAVLLPKKTQKASK